From Flavobacterium alkalisoli, the proteins below share one genomic window:
- the lepB gene encoding signal peptidase I, which produces MKKGLLFTGIFLGTIFFLLIVCRVLGIINLYNVPTSGNEPTIKLGDTFFATSLKKAEVGDFIIYKCEYGSCFFRLVGVENDTLEIRDGVLFRNGINFDKDYNLQHNYLIDIEEIKKLPENEKDYFSQKAYPALLNNKYLITSAEDRIMYKAKFPFKRKLDSIPDKFIVETFGKNWNKDNFGPIIIPVNKLFVMGDNRDNAMDSRYIGLIDKRDIKATIID; this is translated from the coding sequence ATGAAAAAAGGACTTTTATTTACAGGTATTTTTTTAGGTACTATTTTCTTTTTACTCATTGTATGTAGGGTACTGGGAATAATAAATCTATATAATGTACCTACTAGTGGTAATGAGCCTACAATAAAATTAGGAGATACTTTCTTCGCTACGAGTCTGAAAAAAGCAGAAGTCGGAGATTTTATTATTTATAAATGTGAGTATGGTTCCTGCTTTTTTAGACTTGTAGGAGTAGAAAATGATACTCTTGAAATTAGGGATGGCGTTTTATTTCGTAATGGGATAAATTTCGATAAGGACTATAATCTTCAGCATAATTACTTAATTGATATTGAAGAAATAAAAAAGCTTCCTGAAAATGAAAAAGATTATTTTTCACAAAAAGCCTATCCTGCTTTACTTAATAATAAATACTTAATTACTAGCGCTGAAGATCGTATTATGTACAAAGCAAAATTTCCTTTTAAAAGAAAGCTAGATAGTATCCCCGACAAATTTATCGTTGAGACTTTTGGAAAGAACTGGAATAAAGATAATTTTGGTCCTATAATCATCCCTGTCAATAAATTATTTGTTATGGGTGATAACAGAGATAATGCTATGGATTCTAGGTATATCGGATTAATTGATAAAAGAGATATCAAAGCAACTATAATCGATTAA
- a CDS encoding O-acetyl-ADP-ribose deacetylase — MVRYNDGKIELIKGDITKIEADAIVNAANTSLLGGGGVDGAIHRAGGKEILDACVAIRNKQGNCKTGEAVITTAGKLPAKFVIHTVGPVWNGGKKKEEQLLQNCYINSLQLAIDNHVKTIAFPNISTGIYRFPKDKAASLAIASVKYFLKNHESIDKVIFVCFDDESFDLYQQILKFEE, encoded by the coding sequence ATGGTAAGATATAATGATGGTAAAATAGAACTGATAAAAGGGGATATTACCAAAATTGAGGCAGATGCCATAGTTAATGCAGCTAATACATCTCTTTTAGGAGGTGGAGGTGTTGATGGCGCCATACATAGAGCAGGAGGGAAAGAAATACTGGATGCCTGTGTTGCTATTAGAAATAAACAGGGGAATTGTAAAACAGGAGAGGCTGTAATTACTACAGCAGGAAAGCTACCCGCTAAATTTGTTATACACACCGTCGGCCCGGTATGGAATGGAGGAAAAAAGAAAGAAGAGCAACTACTTCAAAATTGTTATATAAACAGTTTGCAGTTGGCCATAGATAATCATGTAAAGACTATTGCTTTTCCAAACATAAGTACCGGAATTTATCGTTTTCCGAAAGATAAGGCTGCCTCATTAGCTATAGCAAGTGTAAAATACTTTTTAAAGAATCACGAATCAATTGATAAGGTTATATTTGTTTGTTTTGATGATGAGAGCTTTGATTTATATCAGCAAATTTTAAAATTTGAAGAGTAA
- a CDS encoding type III restriction-modification system endonuclease → MKIQFDSSLNYQQDAIEAIVDIFSGQEKCDSNFTVYSPEFLAKQKSMEFTEIGYGNRLLLTEGQIIENVQRIQLSNGLKPSTRSDIDRNHLDFTVEMETGTGKTYVYLRTILEMYVKYGFSKHIIVVPSIPIKEGVYKSLQITKEHLKELYDNVNYNFFIYDSSKLNEVRDFATNDRLEIMVINIDAFAKSFDNPDDEKKAANIIHRYNDSLGYKPLDLIKNTNPVVIIDEPQTTISTNTRKKAIKNLNPLATIKYSATHRKDEKINMMYKLDAVDAYEKKLVKQIEVGSVQTEGINNNAYIRLVEVKVSKGFPIAKVELDIFKNGSISRKTLQVKQNYDLEQITDRTEYEGYIIKDIHAVAGNEYIDFTSKDEILRLGEAIGNVDDKQIKTALIRKTIEEHLNKEIVLNPQGIKVLSLFFIDNVNKYRQYDEDGNESNGEYAEIFEREYKKLITKPKYVSLFGEITDDDIDASQVHNGYFSIDKKAKASNKKDKYEYFKDTKGNTNADEDTYNLIMRDKELLLSFDSNLRFIFSHSALKEGWDNPNVFQICTLKDAGGSEIRRRQEIGRGLRLCVNQQGERVYGHDINTLTVMASETYVEFVDNLQKEIEAETGIKFGILETHSFSNIVVEINEEHILYLGQQKSEELFNHFINHGYIDIKGKVQDKLKIDLKAENVDIPEEFKEKEHIFNQILNTLKETTGKLEIKNQADKKKVAVNKRVLDSPEFRELWEKVKFKTTFSVNFDSETLVKECINAINDRLKIARGKLIYTKAAITINAGGVDGVVSPNSETVSINDEVERLPDIVSYLQNETQLTRKSIVQILTGCDKLDYFKSNPQKFIEGCIDIINEQMNLHIIDGISYKKIGDTEYYSQELFENKELFGYLKSNLKESSKSPYNYVVYDSNVESDLTKEFENSENISVYAKLPEWFKIETPLGTYNPDWAIMWKDQDEEKLFFVVESKGSTGLFDLRPKEAGKIKCGKRHFDAIGSKMIVATNMTDVEDYALNK, encoded by the coding sequence ATGAAAATACAATTTGACAGTTCGTTAAACTACCAGCAGGATGCTATTGAGGCTATTGTTGATATATTTAGCGGTCAGGAAAAATGCGATTCAAATTTTACAGTATATTCTCCTGAATTTCTGGCTAAGCAAAAGAGCATGGAGTTTACCGAAATAGGATATGGTAACCGCTTGCTATTAACAGAGGGACAAATAATAGAGAATGTACAACGTATACAATTATCTAATGGACTAAAACCTTCAACAAGGAGCGATATAGACAGGAACCATCTTGATTTTACTGTAGAGATGGAAACGGGTACTGGTAAAACTTATGTTTACTTACGTACCATTTTGGAAATGTATGTAAAGTATGGCTTTTCCAAGCACATTATTGTTGTACCATCTATTCCTATAAAAGAAGGGGTTTACAAGTCATTACAGATTACAAAAGAGCATTTAAAAGAACTGTATGATAATGTTAATTACAACTTTTTCATTTATGATTCCAGTAAATTAAATGAGGTCCGTGATTTTGCAACTAATGACCGACTTGAAATAATGGTTATTAACATTGATGCTTTTGCTAAAAGTTTTGATAATCCCGACGATGAAAAAAAGGCAGCCAATATTATTCACAGGTATAATGATTCATTAGGTTACAAACCATTGGATTTGATTAAAAATACCAATCCCGTAGTAATTATCGATGAACCGCAAACAACTATTAGTACAAACACGAGAAAAAAGGCTATTAAAAACCTTAATCCGTTAGCCACTATTAAATATTCCGCTACGCACCGTAAAGATGAAAAAATCAATATGATGTACAAGCTGGATGCTGTAGATGCTTATGAAAAGAAGCTGGTAAAACAAATAGAGGTGGGTTCTGTTCAAACAGAGGGTATAAATAACAATGCTTATATCCGTTTAGTAGAGGTAAAAGTTTCTAAAGGTTTTCCTATTGCTAAAGTAGAGCTGGATATTTTTAAAAATGGCAGTATTTCAAGAAAGACACTACAGGTAAAACAAAACTACGACCTTGAGCAAATTACTGACAGGACAGAATATGAAGGATATATTATAAAAGATATACATGCTGTTGCTGGTAATGAGTATATTGATTTTACCAGTAAAGATGAAATATTACGATTGGGTGAAGCAATAGGTAATGTTGATGATAAGCAGATAAAAACTGCATTAATTCGTAAAACAATTGAAGAACACTTAAATAAGGAAATTGTACTTAATCCTCAAGGAATAAAGGTGCTTTCTCTGTTTTTCATTGATAATGTGAATAAATACAGGCAGTATGATGAAGATGGAAATGAAAGCAATGGTGAATATGCCGAAATATTTGAAAGAGAATATAAAAAGCTAATAACTAAACCCAAGTATGTAAGTTTATTTGGCGAAATAACCGATGATGATATAGATGCTTCTCAAGTGCATAATGGTTATTTTTCGATTGATAAAAAAGCTAAGGCCTCAAATAAAAAAGATAAATACGAATACTTTAAAGATACTAAAGGGAATACTAATGCTGATGAAGACACTTATAATCTCATTATGCGTGATAAAGAGTTACTTTTGAGTTTCGATTCCAATTTACGTTTTATTTTTTCCCATTCTGCCCTTAAAGAAGGATGGGATAATCCAAATGTATTCCAGATATGTACTTTAAAAGATGCTGGGGGCTCTGAGATAAGACGAAGACAGGAAATAGGTCGTGGATTACGTTTATGTGTTAACCAGCAGGGAGAGCGTGTTTATGGACATGACATTAATACGCTTACAGTAATGGCCTCTGAGACATATGTAGAGTTTGTTGATAATTTACAAAAAGAGATTGAAGCTGAAACAGGTATCAAATTCGGTATTCTGGAAACACATAGCTTTAGTAATATTGTAGTTGAAATCAATGAAGAACATATTCTTTATCTCGGACAACAAAAATCAGAAGAGCTATTTAATCACTTTATTAATCATGGCTATATAGATATAAAAGGTAAAGTACAGGATAAATTAAAAATTGACTTAAAGGCTGAAAATGTTGATATTCCAGAAGAGTTCAAAGAAAAAGAACATATTTTTAATCAAATATTAAACACCTTAAAAGAAACGACTGGTAAACTTGAAATTAAAAATCAAGCTGACAAAAAGAAAGTTGCTGTTAATAAAAGAGTTCTTGATAGTCCTGAGTTTAGAGAACTATGGGAAAAAGTGAAGTTTAAAACTACATTTTCTGTAAACTTTGATTCTGAGACTTTAGTAAAGGAATGTATTAATGCCATAAATGACCGTTTAAAAATTGCCAGAGGTAAACTTATTTATACCAAGGCAGCAATTACTATTAATGCAGGTGGTGTCGATGGAGTTGTAAGTCCAAACAGTGAAACAGTTAGTATAAATGATGAAGTTGAAAGGTTACCTGATATTGTAAGTTATCTTCAAAATGAAACTCAGCTTACCAGAAAATCAATTGTCCAGATATTGACAGGCTGTGATAAGCTAGATTATTTTAAAAGTAATCCTCAAAAATTCATTGAGGGATGTATTGATATCATTAACGAACAAATGAACCTGCATATAATTGATGGTATCAGTTATAAAAAAATTGGAGATACGGAATATTATAGTCAGGAACTTTTTGAAAACAAAGAGCTATTTGGCTATTTAAAGAGTAATTTGAAAGAGAGTTCAAAATCTCCTTACAACTATGTAGTTTATGATTCTAATGTAGAGTCTGATTTAACTAAAGAGTTTGAAAATAGTGAAAATATTTCTGTATACGCTAAATTACCCGAATGGTTTAAAATTGAAACACCACTAGGGACCTATAATCCAGACTGGGCAATTATGTGGAAAGACCAAGATGAAGAAAAGCTATTCTTTGTTGTTGAGTCTAAAGGAAGTACAGGCTTATTTGATTTAAGACCAAAAGAAGCTGGTAAGATAAAATGCGGAAAACGTCATTTTGATGCTATTGGTAGTAAAATGATTGTTGCAACCAATATGACTGATGTTGAAGATTATGCATTGAATAAATAA
- a CDS encoding recombinase family protein: MKNYIAYYRVSRKEQGLSGLGLAAQKSAVEKYVKSQDGAVLEDFTEVETGTNKRERVEIKKAIQLAKDKKAVLVIAKLDRLARNVSFVSNLMDSGIEFLAVDMPSANNFTIHIFSALAEQEAKLISSRTKQSLAELKKKGIKLGNPSNLTQEARCKGIETIKKNALNNDRNRQAKSIVQSCKEKGMTFRQIAEYLNELNFKTRYGKQFLSTTVHRLYKSSI, encoded by the coding sequence ATGAAAAATTACATCGCGTATTATAGGGTGAGTCGAAAGGAACAAGGTTTAAGCGGACTGGGCTTAGCAGCACAAAAAAGTGCCGTAGAAAAATATGTGAAATCTCAGGATGGGGCTGTCTTGGAAGACTTCACGGAAGTTGAAACGGGAACCAATAAACGCGAACGTGTAGAAATAAAAAAAGCTATTCAGTTGGCCAAGGATAAAAAGGCTGTGTTAGTCATTGCTAAACTAGACCGTTTGGCCCGTAATGTTAGCTTTGTTTCAAACCTTATGGATTCTGGAATCGAATTTTTAGCAGTTGATATGCCTTCTGCTAATAATTTTACTATACATATTTTTAGTGCGTTGGCAGAGCAAGAAGCAAAGTTAATTAGTTCAAGGACTAAGCAATCTTTAGCCGAGTTGAAGAAAAAAGGAATAAAGCTTGGCAATCCAAGTAATCTTACTCAAGAAGCACGCTGTAAAGGTATAGAAACCATTAAGAAGAATGCTTTGAATAATGATAGAAACAGACAAGCCAAATCTATAGTTCAAAGCTGTAAGGAAAAAGGAATGACTTTTCGCCAGATTGCTGAATATCTTAACGAGCTCAACTTCAAAACAAGATATGGAAAACAATTTTTATCCACTACAGTTCACCGCCTTTACAAATCATCAATATAA
- a CDS encoding recombinase family protein — protein MLAIYCRISKKKEEGVDTSIATQQRQGAEFAAKNGLTFKYYVDKGISGQKGVDDRDALDEMFKDIEAKKITSVWVIDQSRFERSETLWFDFQTLVVKYKIAFYTGNIRFDLEDEDMRVMTNIMSVMNASFARRTSKKVKDSFIQRITQKKAIGLTAYGYKKGEDGKLVIDEEESIIVKRIFKLSLEGNGAYTIANILNRENIPTRYNKYNGQITKVDKYTKEETTFDKSSIKWRGNVISGIIQNKIYKGVRVFNHGKENQITIDSPIIIEPEFYDKVIENLSSNKKKVGKREEYKYLLNGLITCENCGKKMRGKKREKGKDSAYKCGGGMNCRGMNIEKLETFVIKHLFQSKTLKELLNSSRPVSESRIDGVKLKLANSQEELQKINKRIERMLLVADEVEDDETFVFQFKKAKEKKTILNSKVKKLKEEISEMESNFSLTHFNNIVEGFEINQGFDTVKASIHSLIESIKVGHFKQEKGGYFILMLEYKHFGDISLFTTNHQLMKWFWAQHHREGFTNKEEEYQDKELYEYLNKEEVPADFSGYESVSIMAGHQVNLSKDELVKFN, from the coding sequence ATGTTAGCTATATATTGTAGAATATCGAAGAAGAAAGAAGAGGGAGTTGATACTTCAATTGCTACTCAACAACGACAAGGAGCTGAATTTGCAGCTAAAAACGGTTTAACATTTAAATATTATGTAGATAAAGGTATAAGTGGTCAAAAAGGTGTTGATGATAGGGATGCATTAGATGAAATGTTTAAAGATATTGAAGCTAAAAAAATTACATCTGTATGGGTTATTGACCAATCAAGGTTTGAACGCAGTGAAACATTATGGTTTGACTTTCAAACATTAGTAGTAAAGTACAAAATTGCTTTTTATACTGGTAATATTCGTTTCGACCTTGAGGATGAAGATATGAGGGTAATGACAAATATAATGTCTGTTATGAATGCCAGCTTTGCCCGAAGGACAAGCAAAAAAGTAAAAGATAGTTTTATTCAAAGAATTACTCAAAAAAAAGCTATTGGCCTTACCGCCTACGGTTATAAGAAAGGTGAAGATGGAAAATTAGTTATAGATGAGGAAGAAAGTATTATTGTAAAAAGAATTTTTAAGCTTTCTTTAGAAGGAAATGGAGCGTATACTATAGCTAATATTTTAAATAGAGAAAATATTCCAACTCGTTATAATAAGTATAACGGTCAAATAACAAAAGTTGATAAATATACTAAAGAAGAAACTACATTTGATAAAAGTTCAATAAAATGGCGCGGGAATGTAATTTCTGGTATTATTCAGAACAAGATTTATAAAGGAGTTAGAGTATTTAATCATGGTAAAGAAAATCAAATTACAATAGATTCACCTATAATAATTGAACCTGAATTTTATGATAAAGTAATTGAAAATCTTTCTTCAAACAAGAAGAAGGTTGGTAAAAGAGAAGAATACAAATATTTGCTTAATGGATTGATTACTTGTGAGAATTGTGGAAAGAAAATGCGTGGAAAAAAGCGTGAAAAAGGTAAAGATTCAGCATATAAATGTGGAGGAGGGATGAATTGTAGAGGTATGAATATTGAAAAACTTGAAACTTTTGTTATAAAACATTTATTTCAGTCTAAAACACTTAAGGAGTTATTAAATAGCTCAAGACCTGTTTCTGAATCAAGAATAGATGGGGTCAAATTAAAATTGGCTAATTCGCAGGAAGAATTACAAAAGATAAATAAACGTATTGAACGTATGCTTTTAGTAGCTGATGAAGTTGAAGATGATGAGACTTTTGTATTTCAATTTAAAAAAGCAAAAGAGAAAAAAACTATACTTAATAGTAAAGTAAAAAAACTTAAAGAAGAAATAAGTGAAATGGAATCTAACTTTTCACTAACACATTTTAATAATATAGTTGAAGGATTTGAAATCAATCAAGGTTTTGATACGGTTAAAGCGTCAATTCATAGTTTGATTGAGAGTATTAAAGTAGGACATTTTAAACAAGAAAAAGGAGGTTATTTTATCTTGATGTTGGAGTATAAGCATTTTGGGGATATATCCCTTTTTACTACTAATCACCAATTAATGAAATGGTTTTGGGCTCAGCATCATAGAGAAGGATTTACAAATAAAGAGGAAGAATATCAAGATAAAGAACTTTATGAATATTTGAATAAAGAAGAAGTTCCTGCTGATTTTTCTGGTTATGAATCAGTTTCTATTATGGCAGGACATCAAGTGAATCTTTCTAAAGACGAGCTAGTTAAATTTAATTAA
- a CDS encoding HAD family hydrolase — translation MEKSIKSCVVTDLDDTIWDWLTMWYNSFHPYYTTIQKDFNIPENELKADFKKLHQKYNTTEVSFAFEELNTLNALNKAKITAKEGGKKSILHQYNSDKKLNLKLYDGVLESLELLKSKGVLIIGFTESNAFFTKYRIKHLGLDGLFDCIYTPLDTGVPQSVGKVYSEEYWEPQKTEIRYLSKTVKKPNSEILGIILRDFKVPFNQAIYIGDKIDRDVRMAIDAGITSVYAKYGSEIEDEKYTLLREVTHWTQEDVQREIENHEKHKNDVITPDYTLNTSFSELFNFFAFEAYRYKLDRNLLPQVINAWSDIVKVQQHFNDIALRIRNLTLTAFTFIVATLGYIIKENIFIKLFSLNLNALTIISPIGILIIWCFYFMDKFWYHKYLIGASIQASTIENKWYTVFPELGLSNSISRQSNYKFYLFPFLKNSSFKTFLSINLNSSRRFYSFYFPLIFVFLIFFISSFFFKSNFSEEKVMKNKIERLLEDNIHLEQEGIKQKKLCDSLKVENSSLIKKLEEHKTD, via the coding sequence ATGGAAAAAAGCATTAAAAGTTGTGTAGTCACTGATTTAGATGATACTATTTGGGATTGGTTAACCATGTGGTACAATTCTTTCCATCCTTATTATACTACAATTCAAAAGGATTTTAATATTCCCGAAAATGAATTAAAAGCTGATTTTAAAAAATTACATCAAAAGTATAATACAACAGAGGTGTCTTTTGCATTTGAAGAACTTAATACTTTAAATGCTTTAAATAAAGCAAAAATCACAGCTAAAGAAGGAGGCAAAAAGAGCATCTTACATCAGTATAACTCTGATAAGAAGTTAAACTTAAAGTTATATGATGGTGTTTTAGAATCATTAGAATTATTAAAATCTAAAGGAGTCTTGATAATTGGCTTTACTGAGTCGAATGCATTTTTTACAAAATATAGAATTAAACATTTAGGGTTAGATGGCTTATTTGATTGCATTTATACTCCTTTAGATACAGGTGTTCCACAAAGTGTTGGAAAAGTTTATAGTGAAGAATACTGGGAGCCTCAAAAGACAGAAATAAGATATTTATCTAAAACAGTAAAAAAACCTAATAGTGAAATTTTAGGAATCATTTTAAGAGACTTTAAAGTTCCTTTTAATCAAGCAATTTACATTGGGGATAAAATCGATAGAGATGTTAGAATGGCTATCGATGCAGGAATTACAAGCGTATATGCAAAATATGGTAGTGAAATAGAAGATGAGAAATATACTTTATTAAGAGAAGTTACACATTGGACACAAGAGGATGTTCAAAGAGAAATTGAAAATCATGAGAAGCATAAAAATGATGTAATTACCCCTGATTACACCTTAAACACATCTTTTTCTGAGCTTTTTAATTTTTTTGCATTTGAAGCATACAGATATAAGTTAGATAGAAACTTATTACCACAAGTAATTAATGCTTGGAGTGATATCGTTAAAGTGCAACAACACTTTAATGATATCGCACTCAGGATTAGAAATTTGACTTTAACGGCTTTTACTTTTATTGTGGCCACGCTTGGATACATAATCAAAGAAAATATTTTTATCAAATTATTCTCTTTAAATTTAAATGCTCTTACGATTATTAGTCCTATTGGAATTTTAATAATATGGTGCTTTTATTTTATGGATAAATTTTGGTATCATAAATATTTAATTGGAGCATCAATTCAGGCTTCAACGATAGAGAATAAATGGTATACTGTATTTCCAGAATTAGGACTTAGTAATTCTATTTCCAGACAAAGTAATTATAAGTTCTATCTTTTTCCTTTTTTAAAAAATAGTTCTTTTAAAACATTTTTAAGTATTAATTTAAATTCCAGTAGAAGATTTTATTCCTTTTATTTTCCTTTGATATTTGTTTTTTTAATCTTTTTTATTTCATCATTCTTTTTTAAGTCAAATTTTTCAGAAGAAAAAGTGATGAAAAATAAAATAGAACGTTTACTTGAAGATAATATACACTTAGAGCAAGAGGGAATTAAACAGAAAAAACTATGCGATAGTTTAAAAGTAGAAAATAGTTCACTTATAAAAAAGCTCGAAGAACATAAAACAGACTAA
- a CDS encoding Ppx/GppA phosphatase family protein: protein MINIKKYAAIDIGSNAMRLLVCNIVEQEGKPTQFNKSSLVRVPIRLGQDAFTVGEIADESIERMIDAMKAYKLLMKVHKVERYMACATSAMREAFNGKEVADLIEQEAGIKIDIIDGKKEAAIIASTDLHAFIKPDQTYLFVDVGGGSTEFSLFDNGKIVASKSFKNGTVRLLNNMVNELVWVEIEKWIKTVTEPYETITLIGSGGNINKLFKLSGKKQDLPLSYFYINSQYQFLNTLTYEQRISELGLNPDRADVIIYATRIYLNAMRWSGARNIYVPKIGLSDGIVKAMYYGKI from the coding sequence ATGATTAACATAAAAAAATATGCTGCTATCGATATTGGATCTAATGCCATGAGGCTATTAGTGTGTAATATTGTGGAGCAGGAAGGGAAACCTACACAATTTAATAAAAGTTCATTAGTACGTGTTCCTATCCGTTTGGGGCAGGATGCCTTTACAGTTGGTGAGATTGCAGATGAGAGTATAGAGCGAATGATTGACGCTATGAAGGCCTACAAGCTACTAATGAAGGTGCATAAAGTAGAACGTTATATGGCATGCGCTACTTCTGCTATGAGAGAGGCTTTTAACGGAAAAGAAGTAGCCGATCTTATTGAACAGGAAGCAGGAATTAAAATTGATATTATAGATGGTAAAAAGGAAGCTGCTATTATTGCTTCAACCGATTTACATGCTTTTATAAAACCCGACCAAACCTATCTTTTTGTTGATGTAGGTGGTGGTAGTACAGAGTTTTCATTGTTTGATAACGGAAAAATTGTTGCTTCAAAATCGTTTAAGAACGGTACCGTACGTTTACTAAACAATATGGTTAACGAACTGGTTTGGGTTGAGATTGAAAAATGGATAAAGACCGTTACCGAGCCTTATGAAACCATTACGCTTATAGGTTCCGGAGGTAACATAAATAAATTGTTTAAACTATCAGGTAAAAAACAGGACTTACCATTATCCTATTTCTATATAAATTCTCAGTACCAGTTTTTAAATACGCTTACTTATGAGCAGCGTATTTCTGAACTAGGACTAAACCCTGACCGTGCTGATGTGATTATTTATGCTACCCGTATTTACCTTAATGCTATGAGATGGAGTGGTGCACGTAATATTTATGTTCCTAAAATAGGTCTTTCAGACGGTATTGTTAAAGCTATGTACTATGGTAAGATATAA